In a single window of the Thermus amyloliquefaciens genome:
- a CDS encoding type-5 uracil-DNA glycosylase has product MDTFSWDTFHKELTACRLCPRLVAWREEVGQRRRRAYREWDYWAKPVPGFGDPGARLVLFGLAPGAHGSNRTGRPFTGDASGAFLYPLLHEAGLASKPTSEPGDDLRLFGVYLTAAVRCAPPENKPTREELLACGAWTRVELGLLREARVYLALGRVALEALLDHFRLKKSAHPFFHGAHYPLPGGRHLLASYHVSRQNTQTGRLTREMFLEVLLRAKTLAGL; this is encoded by the coding sequence ATGGACACCTTCTCCTGGGATACCTTCCATAAGGAGCTCACCGCCTGCCGCCTCTGCCCCCGGCTGGTGGCCTGGCGGGAGGAGGTGGGGCAAAGGAGGCGCCGGGCCTACCGGGAGTGGGACTACTGGGCCAAGCCGGTCCCCGGCTTCGGAGACCCCGGGGCGCGGCTCGTCCTCTTCGGCCTCGCCCCCGGGGCCCACGGTTCCAACCGCACGGGCCGCCCCTTCACCGGGGACGCCTCCGGGGCCTTCCTCTATCCCCTCCTCCACGAGGCGGGGCTCGCCAGCAAGCCCACCAGTGAGCCTGGGGACGACCTCAGGCTCTTTGGCGTCTACCTCACCGCCGCGGTGCGCTGCGCCCCGCCGGAGAACAAACCCACCCGGGAGGAGCTCCTGGCCTGTGGCGCCTGGACCCGGGTGGAGCTTGGGCTCCTCCGGGAAGCCAGGGTCTACCTGGCCCTGGGCCGGGTGGCCCTCGAGGCCCTCCTGGACCACTTCCGCCTGAAAAAGAGCGCCCATCCCTTCTTCCACGGGGCCCACTACCCCTTGCCCGGAGGGCGGCACCTTTTGGCCAGCTACCACGTGTCCCGGCAGAACACCCAGACGGGGCGGCTCACCCGGGAAATGTTCCTGGAAGTTTTGCTAAGGGCTAAAACCCTCGCCGGGCTTTGA
- the polX gene encoding DNA polymerase/3'-5' exonuclease PolX has translation MRNQELARLLEEIGLMSEFLGDNPFRVRAYYQAARTLQDLDTPIEEVAKGGKEALMALPGIGPDLAEKVLEFLKTGRIIKHGELAAKVPRGILEVMAVPGVGPKTARQLYDQLGIDSLEKLKEALDRGDLLRLKGFGPKKAERIREGLALVQVAGKRRPLGAVLSLARNLLAAIRALPGVERAELCGSARRYKDTVGDLDYLVASARSEEVVKAFVKLPHVREVYAQGKERATVFLKNGLQVDLRVVPPESYGAGLQYLTGSKEHSIKLRALAQEKGLKLSEYGVFRGEKRLAGETEEGVYEALGLPFIPPPLREDHGEVEAALEGRLPRLLELSEIQGDLQVHSTYSDGQNSLEELWEAAKALGYQYLGVTDHSPAVRVAGGPSPEEALRRIEAIRRFNESHGPPYLLAGAEVDIRPDGSLDYPDWVLRELDLVLVSIHSQFKLPKADQTRRILRALENPFVHILAHPTARLLGRRAPIEADWEAILRKAKERGVAVEIDGYYDRMDLPDDLARMGYGMGLWISLSTDAHQVEHLRFMELAVGTAQRAWIGPERVLNTLSYEDLMARLKARRGF, from the coding sequence ATGAGGAACCAGGAGCTGGCCCGCCTCTTGGAGGAGATCGGGCTCATGAGCGAGTTTCTGGGGGACAACCCCTTCCGGGTGCGGGCCTATTACCAGGCGGCCCGAACCCTCCAAGACCTGGACACCCCCATTGAGGAGGTGGCCAAGGGGGGAAAGGAGGCCCTCATGGCCCTTCCCGGCATCGGGCCGGACCTGGCGGAGAAGGTCTTGGAGTTCCTGAAGACGGGCAGGATCATTAAGCACGGGGAGCTGGCCGCCAAGGTCCCCCGGGGGATCCTGGAGGTGATGGCGGTGCCCGGGGTGGGGCCCAAGACCGCCCGGCAGCTTTATGACCAGCTGGGCATTGATTCCCTGGAAAAACTAAAGGAAGCCCTGGATCGGGGAGACCTGCTTCGCCTTAAGGGCTTTGGTCCCAAAAAGGCGGAAAGGATCCGGGAGGGGCTGGCCTTGGTGCAGGTGGCGGGTAAGCGCAGGCCCTTGGGGGCGGTGCTCTCCCTGGCGCGGAACCTCCTGGCCGCCATCCGCGCCCTGCCCGGGGTGGAGAGGGCGGAGCTGTGCGGGTCCGCCCGCAGGTACAAGGACACCGTGGGGGACCTGGACTACCTGGTGGCGAGCGCGAGGAGCGAGGAGGTGGTGAAGGCCTTCGTGAAGCTTCCCCATGTGAGGGAGGTTTACGCCCAGGGCAAGGAGCGGGCCACCGTGTTCCTTAAAAATGGCCTCCAGGTGGACCTCCGGGTGGTGCCGCCCGAGAGCTATGGGGCTGGGCTCCAGTACCTCACGGGGAGCAAGGAGCACTCCATCAAGCTCCGGGCCCTTGCCCAGGAGAAGGGGCTAAAGCTTTCCGAGTACGGGGTCTTCCGCGGGGAAAAGCGCCTGGCGGGGGAGACGGAGGAAGGGGTGTACGAGGCCTTGGGCCTGCCCTTCATCCCCCCACCCCTCCGGGAGGACCACGGGGAGGTGGAGGCGGCCCTCGAGGGGAGGTTGCCGAGGCTTCTGGAGCTTTCGGAGATCCAGGGGGATCTGCAGGTGCACTCCACCTACTCCGACGGGCAGAACAGCCTGGAGGAACTCTGGGAGGCGGCCAAGGCCTTGGGCTACCAGTACCTGGGGGTCACCGACCACTCCCCAGCGGTGCGGGTGGCGGGGGGGCCTTCCCCGGAGGAGGCCCTGAGGCGCATTGAGGCCATCCGCCGCTTCAACGAGAGCCACGGCCCCCCCTACCTCCTGGCGGGGGCGGAGGTGGACATCAGGCCCGACGGCTCCCTGGACTACCCCGACTGGGTGTTGCGGGAGCTGGATTTGGTCCTGGTGTCCATCCACTCCCAGTTCAAGCTCCCCAAGGCCGACCAGACCCGGCGCATCCTAAGGGCCCTGGAAAACCCCTTCGTCCACATCCTGGCCCACCCCACGGCCCGGCTCCTGGGTCGGCGGGCCCCCATCGAGGCCGACTGGGAGGCCATCTTGCGAAAGGCCAAGGAGAGGGGGGTGGCGGTGGAGATCGACGGCTACTACGACCGCATGGACCTCCCCGACGACCTGGCCCGGATGGGCTACGGGATGGGGCTTTGGATCAGCCTCTCCACCGACGCCCACCAGGTGGAGCACCTGCGCTTCATGGAGCTGGCGGTGGGCACGGCGCAAAGGGCCTGGATTGGACCCGAAAGGGTGCTGAACACCCTCTCCTACGAGGACCTCATGGCCCGGCTCAAAGCCCGGCGAGGGTTTTAG
- a CDS encoding dihydroorotate dehydrogenase-like protein, protein MDLSTTYLGLKLEHPLVASASPLTERLDGFLRLEDGGAAAIVMHSLFEEQVTLEEEMLDHYLHYGHESYAEALSYFPRAHEYRLTPERHLDLLARAKERVAIPIIASLNGISRGGWVEYARLLEEAGADAIELNLYYIPTDPNLSGAEVEAMCLDTIRAVVESVRVPVAVKVGHAFTAFAHFAKRVEATGARALVLFNRFYQPDLDLETLSVVPTLSLSRPYEALLRIHWIALLYGRVGLELALTGGVHSGKEAVKGLLAGAQVVMMTSAVLEKGPGHFRTVLEELKAFMEEKEYGSVEEMRGVMSYLKVAEPAALERANYLKVLGSYRLLP, encoded by the coding sequence ATGGACCTCAGCACCACCTACCTGGGTTTGAAGTTGGAGCACCCCTTGGTGGCTTCGGCCTCGCCCCTCACGGAGAGGCTGGACGGGTTCCTCCGCCTGGAGGATGGGGGTGCGGCGGCCATCGTGATGCATTCCCTCTTTGAGGAGCAGGTGACCCTCGAGGAGGAAATGCTGGACCATTACCTCCACTACGGCCACGAGAGCTACGCCGAGGCCCTTTCCTACTTTCCCCGGGCCCACGAGTACCGCCTCACCCCCGAGCGCCACCTGGATCTCCTCGCCCGGGCCAAGGAGCGGGTGGCCATCCCCATCATCGCCAGCCTGAACGGCATCAGCCGGGGGGGATGGGTGGAGTACGCCAGGCTCCTGGAGGAGGCCGGCGCGGACGCCATTGAGCTCAACCTCTACTACATCCCCACGGACCCCAACCTCTCCGGGGCGGAGGTGGAGGCCATGTGCCTGGACACCATCCGCGCCGTGGTGGAAAGCGTGCGGGTCCCGGTGGCGGTGAAGGTGGGGCACGCCTTCACCGCCTTCGCCCACTTTGCCAAGAGGGTGGAGGCCACGGGGGCCCGGGCCCTGGTCCTTTTCAACCGCTTCTACCAGCCCGACTTGGACCTGGAAACCCTTTCCGTGGTGCCCACCTTAAGCCTTTCCCGTCCCTACGAGGCCCTTTTGCGCATCCACTGGATCGCCCTCCTCTACGGGAGGGTTGGCCTGGAGCTGGCCTTGACGGGGGGCGTGCACTCGGGGAAGGAGGCGGTGAAGGGGCTTTTGGCCGGGGCCCAGGTGGTGATGATGACCTCGGCCGTCTTGGAAAAGGGGCCCGGGCACTTTCGCACCGTGCTGGAGGAGCTCAAGGCCTTTATGGAGGAAAAGGAATACGGGAGCGTGGAGGAGATGCGGGGGGTGATGAGCTACCTGAAGGTGGCGGAACCCGCTGCCCTGGAAAGGGCCAACTACCTTAAGGTTCTGGGCTCGTATCGCCTTCTTCCCTAA